A stretch of the Bacillus anthracis str. Vollum genome encodes the following:
- a CDS encoding CobW family GTP-binding protein: MNKVEIHILGGFLGSGKSTLLQNLLLAEKKKNRKVAVLMNEIGEYSVDTDIIGKENVLRELLKGCICCTLKEELEIQLHSLYQQERPDVIYIETTGVAHPIEVLDACVSPILAPFLEVKSIVVVLDAVRWLNRSVLSANVQQLLHEQLKFGSHILINKSDLLIEADKNKVIEEVKAINNHAKLFETKYCNISLEDIEEAEFTNDTEHETLHVKQHLHIQTMTYQFTKSIDQDKLYEWLSNLPDSIYRVKGFVKFHGDKYPHLFQYSFGVPTLLEQDFGFPTNLVVIGEGLDKKQLAEGLEKVELNSN, translated from the coding sequence ATGAATAAAGTAGAAATTCATATATTAGGTGGCTTTTTAGGTAGCGGAAAATCAACATTATTACAAAATTTATTGTTAGCGGAGAAAAAGAAGAATAGAAAAGTTGCAGTATTAATGAATGAAATTGGTGAGTACTCGGTAGATACAGATATTATTGGAAAAGAGAATGTTTTAAGGGAACTTCTGAAAGGATGTATTTGCTGTACGTTAAAAGAAGAGCTTGAAATACAGCTGCATTCGTTATATCAGCAAGAAAGACCAGATGTCATTTATATAGAAACGACAGGTGTTGCGCATCCAATTGAAGTGTTAGATGCATGTGTATCACCAATTTTAGCACCTTTCTTAGAAGTGAAATCAATAGTAGTCGTTTTAGATGCAGTAAGGTGGTTAAATCGAAGTGTATTAAGTGCAAATGTTCAGCAATTATTACATGAGCAATTGAAGTTTGGTAGCCACATTTTAATTAATAAATCAGATTTACTAATAGAGGCGGATAAGAACAAAGTAATTGAAGAAGTGAAAGCGATAAATAATCATGCGAAATTGTTTGAAACAAAATATTGTAATATTTCTTTAGAAGACATAGAAGAAGCTGAATTTACGAATGACACGGAACATGAGACACTACATGTAAAACAGCATTTACATATACAAACGATGACGTATCAATTTACGAAATCAATTGATCAAGATAAATTATACGAATGGCTTTCGAATTTACCAGATAGTATTTATCGTGTGAAAGGTTTTGTGAAATTTCATGGGGACAAATATCCTCACTTATTCCAATACTCGTTCGGGGTACCAACTTTACTGGAACAAGACTTCGGTTTCCCAACGAACCTGGTAGTAATAGGGGAAGGGCTAGATAAGAAACAATTGGCTGAAGGGTTAGAGAAAGTGGAACTTAATTCTAATTAA
- a CDS encoding S-layer homology domain-containing protein, whose translation MNFKHVLATGLITATLFGATNAHAQTEHFIDVPTNHWSKDSIDHLTEQKIISGYGNGKFGFGDNVTRGQVAAIISRYLKLENTGSTNKHFSDIHGHMFENNIKAVAQKGLMTGDNSTDKFRPDDTLTRYEMAVILQKAFHLPVKTNDLFYDVPNNFWATDSVRSLYSNGITKGIGNYQYGGEMNVTREQFATFMYKAINVSPYFIPDSIPAKDEDKYKEIENILIDSGFLKTDYNYVFTKTGQTYDGIMHFNFSPYDDSAYRMSIHSDDPVLNEPVKKILNTLLPTKADYLYSLIKNPTASSRTIELDGRKIEFSRDSSTSVNVYLGKRKY comes from the coding sequence ATGAATTTTAAACATGTACTTGCAACAGGCTTAATTACCGCCACATTATTTGGTGCAACGAACGCTCATGCGCAAACTGAACATTTCATTGATGTACCAACGAATCACTGGTCTAAAGATTCGATTGACCATTTAACTGAGCAAAAGATTATTAGTGGTTATGGTAACGGAAAATTTGGATTTGGGGACAATGTAACTCGTGGGCAAGTGGCTGCGATTATTTCAAGATACTTAAAACTAGAAAATACCGGATCTACAAATAAACATTTCTCTGATATTCATGGGCATATGTTTGAAAACAATATTAAAGCAGTTGCTCAAAAAGGACTTATGACAGGGGACAATAGCACTGACAAGTTTAGACCTGATGATACATTAACTCGATATGAAATGGCTGTTATTTTACAAAAAGCTTTTCATTTACCTGTAAAAACAAATGACCTTTTCTATGATGTTCCAAATAATTTTTGGGCAACAGACTCTGTTCGTTCATTGTATAGTAATGGCATTACAAAAGGGATTGGAAACTATCAATATGGCGGAGAAATGAATGTAACAAGAGAACAATTTGCAACGTTTATGTATAAAGCAATTAATGTAAGCCCTTATTTTATTCCTGATTCTATTCCTGCAAAAGATGAGGATAAGTACAAAGAAATTGAGAATATACTAATTGATTCTGGGTTTTTAAAAACCGATTATAACTATGTATTCACTAAAACTGGTCAAACATATGATGGCATTATGCATTTTAATTTTTCTCCCTATGATGACAGTGCATATAGAATGTCTATTCATAGTGATGATCCTGTATTAAACGAGCCGGTGAAAAAAATTCTCAATACACTACTACCAACTAAAGCAGATTATCTGTATAGTCTAATTAAAAATCCTACTGCAAGCTCTCGAACAATAGAATTAGATGGTCGCAAAATTGAATTTAGTAGAGACTCTAGTACTAGTGTAAATGTTTATCTTGGAAAACGAAAATACTAA
- a CDS encoding TetR/AcrR family transcriptional regulator, giving the protein MSEKIIMDVKNLTTKGLETREKLLCAAEEVFGSKGYYEASIVNITQEAKVAHGTFYNYFPSKKDIFDELIHRLNRELRLIIKGEMEGISSYEEAQRRGFQAFFRWVKDRPNLYNIVQQAVVVDDNLYRWYYAKLANGFLKSLSAGMEAGEFKWLDKETIAYCLMSIGQFLGMRWGYWEEKDVPEDVFEAAMSLIFEGLRKR; this is encoded by the coding sequence GTGTCAGAAAAAATAATAATGGATGTAAAAAACCTAACAACAAAAGGGTTAGAAACGAGAGAGAAATTATTGTGTGCTGCAGAAGAGGTGTTTGGTAGTAAAGGGTATTACGAGGCTTCTATCGTAAATATTACACAAGAAGCAAAGGTGGCGCACGGAACTTTTTATAATTACTTTCCATCTAAAAAAGATATATTTGATGAATTGATTCACAGATTGAACCGTGAGTTACGCTTAATTATTAAAGGAGAAATGGAGGGAATATCAAGTTACGAAGAGGCACAAAGGAGAGGTTTTCAGGCCTTCTTTCGATGGGTGAAAGATCGTCCTAATCTATATAATATTGTACAACAGGCGGTAGTTGTTGATGATAATTTATATAGATGGTATTATGCAAAGCTTGCAAATGGATTTTTAAAAAGTTTATCGGCTGGTATGGAAGCGGGAGAGTTTAAATGGCTTGATAAAGAAACAATTGCGTATTGTCTTATGTCAATTGGGCAATTTTTAGGAATGCGATGGGGTTATTGGGAAGAGAAAGATGTTCCAGAAGATGTATTTGAAGCAGCGATGTCATTAATATTTGAAGGATTGAGAAAGAGATAG
- a CDS encoding o-succinylbenzoate--CoA ligase — MQGIAYWIEKRAYLHPDRIAIITEEEEMTYKQLHEYVSKVAAYLIYELNVKKGERIAILSQNSLEYIVLFFAIAKVECIAVPLNIRLTENELIFQLKDSGTTVLFVEKTFQNMALSMQKVSYVQRVISITSLKEIEDRKIDNFVEKNESASFIICYTSGTTGKPKGAVLTQENMFWNALNNTFAIDLTMHDRSIVLLPLFHIGGIGLFAFPTLFAGGVIIVPRKFEPTKALSMIEKHKVTVVMGVPTIHQALINCSKFETTNLQSVRWFYNGGAPCPEELMREFIDRGFLFGQGFGMTETSPTVFMLSEEDARRKVGSIGKPVLFCDYELIDENKNKVEVGEVGELLIRGPNVMKEYWNRPDATEETIQDGWLCTGDLARVDEDGFVYIVGRKKEMIISGGENIYPLEVEQVINKLSDVYEVAVVGRQHVKWGEIPIAFIVKKSSSVLIEKDVIEHCRLFLAKYKIPKEIVFLKELPKNATGKIQKAQLVNQLKSR, encoded by the coding sequence ATGCAAGGCATTGCTTATTGGATTGAAAAACGGGCCTATTTACATCCAGATCGCATTGCCATTATTACAGAAGAGGAGGAAATGACATATAAGCAGTTACATGAGTATGTAAGTAAAGTAGCCGCATATTTAATTTACGAATTAAATGTGAAAAAAGGAGAAAGGATAGCTATTTTATCGCAAAATAGCTTGGAATATATTGTGCTTTTTTTTGCTATAGCAAAGGTAGAATGTATTGCTGTTCCACTAAATATACGGTTAACAGAAAATGAACTAATATTTCAGTTGAAAGATAGTGGAACTACAGTTTTATTTGTAGAGAAAACATTTCAAAATATGGCATTGTCAATGCAGAAGGTATCGTATGTACAAAGAGTTATTTCGATTACAAGTTTAAAAGAAATAGAAGATAGAAAAATTGATAACTTTGTAGAGAAAAATGAAAGCGCATCCTTTATTATATGTTATACATCAGGGACAACTGGAAAACCGAAAGGAGCTGTACTTACACAAGAAAATATGTTTTGGAATGCGCTTAATAATACATTTGCGATTGACTTAACTATGCACGACCGCTCCATTGTGTTATTGCCTTTATTTCATATTGGTGGTATTGGCTTATTCGCATTTCCAACTTTATTTGCAGGCGGTGTAATCATTGTTCCAAGAAAATTTGAGCCAACCAAAGCTCTTTCTATGATAGAAAAACATAAAGTGACTGTTGTGATGGGGGTACCTACAATTCATCAAGCATTAATAAATTGTTCAAAGTTTGAAACTACAAATTTACAATCAGTTCGCTGGTTTTATAACGGTGGTGCTCCATGTCCAGAAGAGTTGATGAGAGAATTTATAGATAGAGGATTTTTATTTGGTCAAGGCTTCGGTATGACTGAAACATCACCAACCGTATTTATGCTTTCAGAAGAAGATGCAAGACGTAAAGTAGGCTCGATTGGGAAACCTGTTCTGTTTTGTGATTATGAACTTATTGATGAAAACAAAAATAAAGTTGAGGTTGGTGAAGTTGGGGAGTTACTAATAAGAGGACCGAATGTAATGAAAGAGTATTGGAACCGGCCAGATGCAACAGAAGAAACGATTCAAGATGGTTGGTTATGTACGGGTGATTTAGCTAGAGTTGATGAAGATGGTTTTGTATACATTGTTGGTAGAAAAAAAGAAATGATAATTTCCGGTGGTGAAAATATTTATCCACTTGAAGTAGAGCAAGTCATTAATAAGCTTTCGGACGTATATGAGGTAGCGGTCGTTGGTAGGCAACATGTAAAGTGGGGAGAGATTCCAATCGCTTTTATTGTGAAAAAGAGTAGCAGTGTATTAATTGAAAAGGATGTCATTGAACATTGTCGTTTATTTCTAGCAAAATATAAAATACCGAAAGAAATTGTTTTTCTAAAAGAATTGCCTAAAAATGCAACTGGTAAAATTCAAAAAGCACAGTTAGTAAATCAATTGAAAAGTAGGTGA
- a CDS encoding MaoC family dehydratase, giving the protein MTMYSTGQQASCSKTITETDFVLFAGLSGDFNPIHIDHEYAKQTRFNQRIAHGLLTSSLLSQLLGIHLPGKGSVYMEQTIKFTAPVFIGDTITATATVQEFMMEKRVLKLLTECHNQKGDLVLTGVATMMVPK; this is encoded by the coding sequence ATGACGATGTATAGCACTGGTCAACAGGCGTCATGTAGTAAAACAATTACAGAAACGGATTTTGTATTATTTGCAGGTTTGAGTGGGGATTTTAACCCAATCCATATTGATCATGAGTATGCGAAACAAACTAGATTTAATCAAAGAATAGCACATGGTTTACTAACTTCTAGTCTTTTATCACAATTACTTGGTATTCATTTACCTGGAAAAGGATCTGTTTATATGGAACAAACTATTAAATTTACAGCACCAGTTTTTATAGGAGATACAATTACAGCAACGGCTACAGTACAAGAATTTATGATGGAAAAGAGAGTTTTGAAATTGTTAACAGAGTGTCATAACCAAAAAGGAGATTTAGTATTAACAGGTGTAGCTACAATGATGGTGCCAAAATAA
- a CDS encoding 3-oxoacyl-ACP synthase, with product MNIGIEATGVFFPKDVETAVDLSKKTGIPENIIIEKFGLYEKHVADEMMHASDLAIAAAKPILLQVNPQSIDVVIYFGSPHKDYHVWSSAPKIQHELGLKNAYAFEIMNVSSCFPIALKVAKDMLYSDNSIENILLVGGCKESQIVDYDNPRSRFMFNFADGGSAALVKKDAKNGEILGSAIITDGSFHEDVRIPAGGSKQVASYDTVENRQHYIDVIDPNSMKERLDPISIPNFDKVIREALRKSGYTPKDIKVLLPLHTKRSMLIELIQGLGLTEEQVVYLDHYGHMSALDPCIGLHFANEQGKLQAGDIAVVVSAGTGYTWAATVIRW from the coding sequence ATGAATATTGGGATTGAAGCGACTGGTGTTTTCTTCCCAAAAGACGTAGAGACGGCTGTAGATCTATCTAAGAAAACAGGTATCCCTGAGAATATTATTATAGAAAAGTTTGGCTTATATGAAAAACATGTCGCAGACGAAATGATGCATGCATCAGATTTAGCTATTGCTGCTGCAAAGCCAATATTATTACAAGTAAATCCTCAGTCTATTGATGTAGTCATTTATTTTGGCAGTCCACATAAAGATTACCACGTATGGTCTAGTGCCCCAAAAATTCAGCATGAACTTGGATTGAAAAATGCTTATGCTTTTGAAATTATGAATGTTAGTTCTTGCTTTCCAATCGCTCTCAAAGTCGCAAAAGACATGCTTTACTCCGATAACTCAATTGAAAATATATTATTGGTAGGTGGATGTAAAGAATCTCAAATTGTAGATTATGATAATCCACGCTCGCGTTTTATGTTTAATTTCGCTGATGGCGGAAGTGCAGCTTTAGTGAAAAAAGACGCTAAAAACGGTGAAATATTAGGAAGTGCGATAATAACAGATGGTTCATTTCATGAAGATGTTCGTATCCCAGCTGGTGGATCAAAGCAGGTTGCGAGCTATGATACAGTTGAGAATCGACAACATTATATTGATGTAATAGATCCTAATAGTATGAAAGAACGTCTAGACCCGATTTCAATCCCTAATTTTGACAAGGTTATTCGGGAGGCGTTAAGAAAAAGTGGATATACTCCTAAAGATATTAAAGTATTGTTACCACTGCATACAAAACGTTCTATGTTAATAGAATTGATACAGGGGCTAGGGCTAACGGAAGAACAAGTCGTATATTTAGATCATTATGGGCATATGTCAGCGCTTGATCCGTGTATTGGTCTTCACTTTGCAAATGAACAAGGAAAATTACAGGCCGGAGATATTGCAGTAGTAGTTAGTGCAGGGACTGGGTATACATGGGCAGCGACTGTGATTAGGTGGTGA
- a CDS encoding substrate-binding domain-containing protein, which yields MSMKKRKWLRMMATGCVLGSLLITAACSGKKTSTEDEKTIKVGVLASLTGPLESYGKQTMNGFELGLDYATGGTGKVEGKKIKFVVEDTETKADVAVKKATKLLEEEKVDFLVGSSSSSDTLAVLPLAEEYEKIMVVEPAVADSITGKNWNKYIFRTGRNSSQDAVAGAAAIAKKDVKIATLAQDNAYGREGISAFKAGAKKLGANIVNEQYADTNSTDFTANIQNIISSKPDYLFIVWAGANSPWKQLKDMNVEAQGIKISTGAPDIPALKTMDALVGMQGFSVYYHTLPKNKVNDWLVEEHKKRFNGAVPDLFTAGGMSAAISIVEALKKTKGDTDVDTLIKRMEGMEFDTPKGKMKFREKDHQAMQTLYSITLKKQDGVDYPVPVLERELTMKETEPPVQSK from the coding sequence ATGTCGATGAAAAAACGTAAATGGCTAAGAATGATGGCTACTGGTTGTGTTTTAGGTTCGTTATTAATAACGGCAGCTTGTTCAGGAAAGAAAACAAGTACAGAGGATGAAAAGACGATTAAGGTAGGGGTGCTTGCATCATTAACAGGTCCATTAGAATCGTATGGAAAACAAACAATGAACGGATTTGAATTAGGGTTAGACTATGCAACTGGTGGAACTGGGAAGGTGGAAGGTAAGAAGATTAAGTTTGTTGTCGAAGATACGGAAACGAAAGCTGATGTAGCAGTTAAAAAAGCTACGAAATTATTAGAAGAAGAGAAAGTTGATTTTTTAGTCGGATCTTCTAGTTCAAGTGATACATTAGCGGTTTTACCACTAGCGGAAGAGTACGAAAAAATAATGGTTGTAGAACCAGCAGTGGCGGATAGTATTACCGGCAAGAACTGGAATAAATATATTTTTAGAACAGGTAGAAATTCCTCTCAAGATGCAGTCGCTGGTGCTGCAGCAATTGCTAAAAAAGATGTGAAAATAGCAACGTTAGCACAAGACAATGCATACGGCCGTGAAGGAATTTCGGCATTTAAAGCTGGAGCGAAGAAATTAGGTGCAAATATTGTAAACGAGCAATATGCTGATACAAATTCGACTGACTTCACTGCAAATATTCAAAATATCATTAGCTCAAAACCAGATTATTTATTTATCGTTTGGGCAGGGGCAAACTCACCTTGGAAACAGTTAAAAGATATGAATGTGGAAGCGCAAGGTATTAAAATTTCTACAGGTGCACCAGATATACCGGCATTAAAAACGATGGATGCGTTAGTAGGAATGCAAGGTTTTTCTGTTTATTATCATACACTCCCGAAAAATAAGGTGAATGATTGGTTAGTGGAAGAACATAAAAAACGATTTAATGGTGCGGTGCCTGATTTATTTACAGCAGGAGGAATGTCAGCGGCAATTTCAATTGTAGAAGCGTTAAAGAAAACAAAAGGTGATACAGATGTAGATACATTAATTAAGAGAATGGAAGGAATGGAATTTGATACACCGAAAGGAAAGATGAAGTTTAGAGAAAAGGATCATCAAGCGATGCAGACACTTTATTCTATCACATTGAAAAAGCAAGATGGTGTTGATTATCCGGTGCCAGTATTAGAGCGAGAATTAACGATGAAAGAGACAGAGCCACCAGTTCAAAGTAAATAG
- a CDS encoding ABC transporter ATP-binding protein, producing MTHLLETKNLSVSFGEHHVIKDVNLIVQKGKLISIIGPNGAGKTTLFNLLSGQISPTKGEVYFKGQEITKLSISDRTRLGIGRSFQLTNIFPELTVLENVRLSVQSFVQDYYSFFPSSAKFKQQVGEARRFLKTVLLQEKEHVLAKDLAHGEKRKLELAMLLALKTDVLLLDEPTAGISVEEVPAILQVIENIKKHPESTIVLIEHKMDMVLGLSDHLIVLFHGELLAEGMPEEIMKDERVQSAYLGGLYSGTITSE from the coding sequence GTGACACATTTGCTAGAAACGAAAAATCTTAGCGTATCTTTTGGTGAGCATCATGTTATTAAAGATGTGAATTTAATAGTACAAAAAGGAAAGCTCATTTCCATTATTGGACCAAATGGTGCAGGAAAGACAACGTTATTTAATTTACTAAGTGGACAAATTTCTCCAACGAAGGGTGAAGTATATTTTAAAGGTCAAGAGATTACAAAATTATCAATTTCGGATCGAACTCGATTAGGAATTGGTCGTTCTTTTCAACTTACAAATATATTTCCAGAGTTAACGGTACTTGAAAATGTTCGTTTAAGTGTTCAATCATTTGTTCAAGATTACTATAGTTTTTTTCCGAGTTCGGCAAAATTTAAGCAACAAGTTGGAGAGGCGAGACGTTTCTTAAAAACAGTATTACTTCAGGAGAAAGAACATGTATTAGCGAAAGATTTAGCGCATGGAGAAAAGCGAAAATTAGAGCTTGCGATGTTATTAGCTTTAAAAACGGATGTGTTATTACTTGATGAGCCAACGGCAGGTATATCAGTTGAAGAGGTACCGGCTATTTTACAAGTGATTGAAAATATAAAAAAACATCCAGAGAGTACGATTGTACTTATTGAACACAAAATGGATATGGTACTAGGTTTATCAGACCATCTTATCGTTTTATTCCATGGAGAGTTATTGGCGGAGGGTATGCCTGAAGAAATTATGAAAGATGAGCGAGTACAAAGTGCTTATTTAGGGGGATTATATAGTGGCACTATTACAAGTGAATAA
- a CDS encoding ABC transporter ATP-binding protein → MALLQVNNIETYLDQFHILQGVSLAVEKGTITVLFGRNGAGKTTTLRSVMGFHHIAHGEIYYDRTQVNGLSTHLISRKGIGYVPENQGIFHDLTIEETFALARGKGEEAEEKIEWMLELFPDLKQFWHKKSGLLSGGQKQMLAISRAFINSDGLLLIDEPSKGLSPIMIEKLMIAILKMKEKTTVLLVEQNFMMASQIGDYFYIMDNGKIVHNGFMHELKEDKEMCHKYLGIS, encoded by the coding sequence GTGGCACTATTACAAGTGAATAATATAGAGACGTATTTAGATCAGTTTCATATTTTACAAGGGGTATCTCTTGCTGTTGAAAAAGGAACGATTACTGTACTGTTTGGGAGAAATGGTGCAGGGAAGACTACGACATTACGTTCGGTTATGGGATTTCACCATATTGCACATGGTGAAATTTATTATGATCGTACACAAGTAAATGGATTGTCTACACATTTAATTTCAAGGAAAGGAATAGGGTATGTACCAGAAAATCAAGGTATCTTTCACGACCTGACAATAGAAGAAACATTCGCTCTTGCTAGAGGTAAGGGTGAAGAAGCGGAAGAAAAAATAGAATGGATGCTTGAACTATTTCCAGATTTAAAGCAATTTTGGCACAAAAAAAGCGGGCTCTTAAGCGGAGGACAAAAGCAAATGCTAGCAATTTCAAGAGCGTTTATTAATAGTGATGGTTTATTACTTATTGATGAGCCGAGTAAAGGCTTGTCCCCCATTATGATAGAAAAGTTAATGATAGCCATTTTAAAAATGAAAGAGAAAACAACAGTTTTACTCGTTGAACAAAATTTTATGATGGCTAGTCAAATTGGTGATTACTTTTATATTATGGATAATGGAAAAATTGTTCATAACGGTTTTATGCATGAATTAAAAGAGGATAAGGAAATGTGTCATAAATATTTAGGAATCTCTTAA
- a CDS encoding branched-chain amino acid ABC transporter permease yields MDVLINLFVNGISTGMLIFLLASGLSLIFGLMSVLNFAHGGLFAWGAFTGVWLFNMTGSYVLALIGAIAMGMFLGFILERFLIRPVYGNHVRQLLVTLGGMLVLSECIKVFWGPNPIGAKLPLWLQGSFTFGGVILIKYRLFVILIGIIIYVALLLLLKKTKIGLMIRAGVMDKEMVQALGINVKAIFSFVFLLGAGMAALGGFLLAPYSGVIFAEMGMQYAILAFIVVIIGGLGSVQGSAIASLIVGLAGAFTAYFIPDLSLAINMLMLLFFLIVKPNGLVGEKG; encoded by the coding sequence ATGGATGTGTTAATCAATTTATTTGTAAATGGGATTTCAACAGGGATGCTCATTTTTTTATTAGCATCAGGTCTTTCGCTTATTTTCGGTTTAATGAGTGTTCTAAACTTTGCACATGGTGGTTTATTTGCGTGGGGAGCCTTTACAGGTGTTTGGTTATTTAATATGACAGGTAGTTACGTATTAGCGTTAATTGGAGCAATAGCTATGGGAATGTTCCTTGGATTCATTTTAGAAAGATTCCTTATTAGACCGGTATATGGAAATCATGTTCGCCAGCTTCTTGTTACGCTTGGAGGAATGCTTGTACTTAGTGAATGTATTAAAGTATTTTGGGGACCAAATCCAATTGGGGCAAAGTTACCGTTATGGCTACAAGGAAGTTTTACATTCGGAGGCGTTATATTAATTAAATATCGTCTATTTGTTATTTTAATTGGGATTATCATTTACGTTGCCTTACTATTATTGCTCAAAAAAACAAAGATAGGTCTTATGATACGCGCAGGTGTAATGGATAAAGAGATGGTTCAAGCGCTCGGTATTAACGTAAAAGCGATATTTTCTTTCGTCTTTTTATTAGGAGCAGGGATGGCAGCGTTGGGAGGTTTCTTATTAGCACCGTATTCAGGTGTTATTTTCGCCGAAATGGGTATGCAGTATGCGATTTTAGCGTTCATAGTAGTAATCATTGGAGGATTAGGAAGCGTACAAGGTTCAGCAATTGCTTCTTTAATTGTCGGATTAGCTGGTGCTTTTACAGCGTATTTTATACCGGATTTATCACTTGCAATCAATATGTTAATGCTACTGTTTTTCTTAATCGTGAAGCCAAATGGACTTGTTGGTGAAAAGGGGTGA
- a CDS encoding branched-chain amino acid ABC transporter permease, giving the protein MLICLSVFPFVNDSRSLLILFTQIFIFAIFAMSFDVLLGYTGIVSFGHCMFFGIGAYGVALLFDRQGVSITNFFIGIVAAIIISAIVSYIIGLLSLRLKSHFYAMLTLAISQLFFVLAEKWRGLTHGGDGFTFGVPDVFRDRFTLYYVTLICLLIIFVLLRLFTKSSIGKVLKAISQNEQRVEALGYKVLHYKIIASVVAGVVAAISGGLFVITLRFVNTTVFSIEMTLNALLMTMIGGVGTLIGAIAGAGIIESLKYYLSELATEYPIFERWTIILGLLYIIVLLVFPKGLVGTVKGLKNMKRNKKEKRAEVEQNV; this is encoded by the coding sequence ATGCTCATTTGTTTAAGTGTATTTCCATTCGTAAATGATTCACGGAGCTTGTTAATTTTGTTCACTCAAATCTTCATCTTTGCTATTTTTGCAATGAGTTTTGATGTATTGCTTGGGTATACAGGGATTGTATCATTTGGTCATTGTATGTTCTTTGGAATAGGAGCATATGGCGTAGCGCTTTTATTTGATCGACAAGGAGTATCCATAACGAACTTTTTTATAGGGATAGTAGCTGCAATTATCATTTCAGCCATTGTTAGTTATATAATTGGTTTGCTTTCTTTACGGCTGAAAAGTCATTTTTATGCAATGTTAACACTTGCTATTTCACAGTTGTTTTTCGTACTTGCTGAAAAATGGCGTGGGCTCACTCACGGAGGGGATGGTTTTACATTTGGTGTACCAGACGTATTCCGTGATCGCTTTACGCTTTATTATGTAACACTTATATGTTTACTTATCATTTTTGTTCTGTTACGTCTTTTCACAAAATCTTCTATTGGAAAAGTATTAAAGGCAATTTCACAAAATGAGCAACGTGTTGAAGCACTAGGGTATAAAGTTCTTCATTATAAAATTATTGCTAGTGTTGTTGCAGGAGTAGTAGCTGCGATAAGCGGTGGTTTATTTGTTATTACTTTACGCTTTGTTAATACAACTGTATTTTCAATTGAAATGACATTAAATGCATTATTGATGACGATGATTGGAGGCGTTGGAACGTTAATTGGAGCAATTGCTGGAGCTGGAATTATTGAATCTCTAAAATATTATTTATCAGAACTAGCTACAGAGTATCCGATTTTTGAACGATGGACAATTATTCTTGGTTTATTGTACATTATCGTATTGCTAGTTTTCCCGAAAGGATTAGTTGGCACGGTTAAGGGTTTGAAGAATATGAAACGGAATAAGAAGGAGAAACGTGCAGAAGTGGAGCAAAACGTGTGA